From a single Desulfobacterales bacterium genomic region:
- a CDS encoding amidohydrolase family protein: MGWLIDGSGTPAQPAMRIRLQNGILRSIRKSTEAGPDSVKPGQSLLDPDACTLMPALIDSHVHLALPEIARQDPTDIDTSGESHRIFRQVKYELNQYVARGIMAVRDGGDAQKSVLRCRNHQDIKGLPIQLKLAGMAWNKPGRYGQLIGRALAPQQNLADIILAAPGEGDHIKIVNSGLNSLTVYHKETTPQFNLAEMTAAVKAARQRGFKTMVHANGKRAVKVALNAGCDSIEHGYFMGTENLRQMADSRTTWVPTAYTMQALKDQMVLHGQAVDVVQQNLDHQIRQIQFAHERGVRIALGTDAGSAGVPHAQALINEMRLFKDAGLPIEKVVACATRNGARLMGLPGAGQIKRDLPANFVAVKGDPLQLPHSLEKIMLYYFDANQII; this comes from the coding sequence GTGGGTTGGTTGATAGACGGCAGCGGCACACCGGCTCAACCAGCTATGCGGATTCGTTTGCAAAATGGTATACTCCGATCAATCCGCAAATCGACTGAGGCCGGGCCGGATTCGGTAAAACCCGGTCAATCACTGCTGGATCCTGACGCTTGTACGCTCATGCCCGCTCTTATTGATTCTCATGTGCATCTGGCGCTGCCGGAAATTGCCCGACAAGACCCAACAGATATCGATACCTCCGGCGAATCCCATCGAATTTTCAGGCAAGTTAAATACGAGTTAAATCAGTATGTTGCCAGAGGGATTATGGCTGTGCGCGATGGCGGGGATGCGCAAAAGAGCGTGCTGCGCTGCAGGAATCATCAAGATATCAAAGGGCTTCCGATTCAATTAAAGTTGGCTGGCATGGCCTGGAACAAGCCCGGCCGCTACGGTCAGCTTATTGGTCGGGCATTAGCGCCGCAGCAGAATCTGGCCGACATCATCCTTGCGGCACCTGGCGAAGGCGATCACATTAAAATCGTAAATTCCGGCTTAAACAGCTTAACCGTCTATCATAAAGAAACCACACCACAGTTTAATCTGGCTGAAATGACGGCTGCCGTGAAGGCAGCGCGGCAGCGCGGTTTTAAAACTATGGTGCACGCCAACGGGAAAAGGGCGGTTAAAGTAGCGCTGAATGCGGGTTGCGACTCCATTGAACATGGGTATTTCATGGGCACGGAGAATCTGCGGCAAATGGCCGATAGCCGCACGACATGGGTGCCGACGGCTTACACCATGCAAGCCCTTAAAGATCAGATGGTCCTACACGGACAGGCGGTGGATGTGGTCCAGCAAAATTTAGATCACCAAATTCGCCAGATTCAATTTGCTCATGAACGGGGCGTTCGTATCGCCCTGGGAACCGATGCCGGCAGCGCTGGGGTACCACATGCACAGGCGCTTATCAATGAGATGCGGTTATTTAAGGATGCCGGGCTTCCCATCGAAAAGGTGGTTGCATGTGCCACCCGAAATGGCGCGCGCCTAATGGGTTTGCCCGGGGCAGGTCAGATCAAAAGAGACCTGCCAGCGAATTTTGTTGCGGTCAAAGGCGACCCATTGCAATTGCCGCATAGCCTGGAAAAAATAATGTTGTATTATTTTGACGCAAATCAAATAATTTGA
- a CDS encoding 4Fe-4S dicluster domain-containing protein, with protein MKPKPKAHAASVVKLNQTEPTFVREVISRSGVDINQCWHCQTCAGGCPFVRAMDYPPNRVIRLVQLGLRMEALQSSGIWICVGCNTCSIQCPNCIDIPAVNDALRQMAMAEEVVVAEPNILHFHQAVLQSIQRHGRTHKLEVMMRYKLKKHDWFSDMSVGIKMFAKRKLELLPSKSKNMADIRRLFEQKSTT; from the coding sequence ATGAAGCCCAAACCCAAGGCCCATGCTGCATCAGTTGTCAAATTAAATCAAACAGAACCCACCTTTGTGCGCGAAGTCATTAGCCGATCGGGTGTGGATATAAACCAGTGCTGGCACTGTCAAACCTGTGCCGGCGGATGCCCTTTTGTGCGGGCTATGGATTATCCGCCCAACCGTGTCATTCGACTGGTCCAGCTGGGTCTGCGAATGGAAGCACTGCAAAGTTCAGGTATCTGGATCTGTGTGGGATGCAATACGTGCTCGATTCAATGCCCTAACTGCATTGATATCCCGGCTGTCAATGATGCCCTGCGTCAGATGGCGATGGCAGAGGAGGTGGTCGTTGCCGAACCCAATATCCTGCATTTCCATCAGGCCGTCCTGCAATCCATCCAGCGCCACGGCCGCACCCATAAGCTGGAAGTGATGATGCGCTATAAGTTAAAAAAACACGACTGGTTCAGCGACATGTCTGTGGGCATCAAGATGTTTGCCAAGCGCAAACTTGAGCTGCTGCCGTCCAAAAGCAAAAATATGGCGGACATCAGAAGGCTTTTTGAACAAAAATCAACGACCTAA
- a CDS encoding heterodisulfide reductase-related iron-sulfur binding cluster translates to MEKKNLIDLTFYPGCSLKTTSQENNASLIYLFEHLGYNLIELEDWNCCGSSSAHSIDSELAFDLASRNFSLAPVDRPLLVACPSCLLRLRSAYLHLTQEAPARHHYQKMWGKPFEAKLQIMHFFEFLDQIDLQKYSREGIRRLEGIKFVSYYGCMLARPPIMRHEKNYYGLMEKILSNLGAQAEKWSFSSRCCGTFLTVARPEVVEPMVNEIIQGAIDAKADCIVTACAMCHMNLEVRCSLKRKLPVLHFSEIISLALGIGRSEYKSWFSRHLVDPKPLLRALNLF, encoded by the coding sequence ATGGAAAAAAAGAACCTTATTGATTTGACGTTCTATCCGGGCTGTTCTTTAAAAACAACATCCCAGGAAAACAATGCCTCTTTGATCTATCTTTTTGAGCATCTGGGGTATAACCTCATCGAGCTTGAAGACTGGAATTGCTGTGGCAGCTCTTCGGCCCACAGCATCGACAGCGAACTGGCCTTTGATCTGGCCAGCCGTAATTTTTCATTGGCACCTGTGGACCGCCCTCTCTTGGTGGCCTGCCCCAGCTGCCTTTTGCGCCTGCGCAGCGCTTACTTGCATCTTACGCAAGAAGCACCCGCTCGACACCATTATCAGAAAATGTGGGGCAAGCCCTTTGAAGCCAAGCTGCAAATCATGCACTTTTTTGAATTTCTGGATCAAATTGATTTGCAAAAATACTCCCGAGAAGGGATTCGCAGGCTTGAGGGGATTAAATTTGTGTCCTACTACGGTTGCATGCTGGCGCGGCCGCCGATCATGCGCCACGAGAAAAACTATTATGGCTTGATGGAAAAAATCCTATCCAATCTGGGCGCTCAGGCTGAAAAATGGTCATTTTCCTCCCGCTGCTGCGGCACCTTCTTGACCGTTGCCCGCCCGGAAGTGGTCGAGCCCATGGTCAATGAAATCATCCAGGGGGCCATCGATGCCAAAGCTGATTGTATTGTGACTGCCTGTGCCATGTGCCATATGAATCTGGAAGTGCGCTGTTCTCTCAAACGAAAGCTGCCGGTGCTTCACTTTTCAGAGATTATTTCCTTGGCCCTGGGCATTGGCAGAAGCGAATACAAAAGCTGGTTTTCGCGGCACCTGGTGGATCCTAAGCCGTTGCTCAGGGCACTCAACCTGTTCTAA
- a CDS encoding CinA family nicotinamide mononucleotide deamidase-related protein: MNAEIVATGEEIRTGALIDSNSAHIAARLEENGVAVTRHTCVGDNLDTLIAVLSEIGSRAELAIVTGGLGPTADDLTAEAAAKAAGVKLDLNPSALQSVDNFFKARQREVNPASRKQAFLPTGAECIQNPVGTAPGFALKIGRCQFFFLPGVPAEMQRMLADTVLAQVKKHLGNNRIYYRTQTLSTFGLTESRTFERLSGFAKAFPRISLGLQVQFPCILVKLYAKGTTEDQLTQELTAAADWVVDQMGPKVISQQGKTIEMMVGDLLKEKQATLALAESCSGGLIADWITNVSGSSDYFVFSGVTYSNAAKINVLSVSADTLKRHGAVHVETAIEMARGARDISGATYGLSTSGIAGPTGGTKEKPVGTVCIGLASPEGTVGHQFHFWFGRRTLHKQIFSTAALEVLRRELMGLNPPNF; the protein is encoded by the coding sequence ATGAATGCTGAAATAGTGGCCACCGGTGAAGAGATTCGTACAGGCGCCCTCATTGACAGCAATTCAGCCCATATTGCGGCCCGACTGGAAGAAAATGGTGTTGCGGTTACCCGGCACACCTGTGTGGGCGATAACCTTGATACGTTAATTGCTGTATTGAGCGAGATCGGCAGTCGTGCGGAGCTGGCCATTGTGACCGGCGGGTTAGGCCCAACGGCAGATGATTTGACAGCCGAGGCTGCTGCTAAAGCAGCCGGGGTAAAGCTTGATTTAAATCCATCTGCACTGCAATCTGTTGACAATTTTTTTAAAGCGCGTCAGCGGGAAGTGAATCCCGCCAGTCGTAAACAGGCTTTTTTGCCGACGGGCGCAGAATGTATCCAGAACCCAGTGGGCACCGCACCCGGATTTGCTTTGAAAATCGGCCGATGCCAATTCTTTTTTTTGCCCGGTGTGCCGGCTGAGATGCAACGCATGCTTGCCGATACAGTTCTGGCACAAGTTAAAAAGCACTTGGGCAATAACCGCATTTACTACCGGACCCAAACGCTGTCCACCTTTGGGTTGACTGAATCCCGGACTTTTGAACGACTCAGCGGGTTTGCAAAGGCCTTTCCACGAATTTCGCTTGGGCTGCAGGTGCAATTTCCCTGCATTCTCGTGAAGCTGTATGCCAAAGGCACCACCGAAGACCAATTGACTCAAGAATTGACGGCTGCGGCTGACTGGGTGGTTGATCAAATGGGACCTAAAGTAATTTCGCAACAGGGGAAGACCATCGAAATGATGGTCGGAGATCTGCTGAAAGAAAAGCAGGCAACACTGGCTCTGGCCGAAAGTTGCAGCGGCGGTTTGATCGCCGATTGGATAACGAACGTATCCGGCAGCTCTGACTATTTTGTTTTTTCAGGCGTCACTTATTCGAATGCGGCCAAAATCAATGTTTTAAGTGTATCCGCTGATACGTTAAAGCGACACGGCGCTGTGCATGTTGAAACCGCTATTGAAATGGCCCGTGGCGCGCGTGATATAAGCGGGGCTACTTACGGTTTGTCCACCAGCGGCATTGCCGGCCCCACAGGCGGCACCAAAGAAAAGCCTGTCGGCACGGTGTGCATCGGGCTGGCTTCACCGGAAGGCACGGTCGGGCATCAATTTCATTTTTGGTTTGGCAGGCGCACCCTGCATAAACAGATTTTTTCGACAGCTGCTTTGGAGGTGCTGCGTCGGGAGTTGATGGGCCTGAATCCGCCAAATTTTTAA
- a CDS encoding tetratricopeptide repeat protein, with amino-acid sequence MKLLRIAVTIQLVVVFFIWGCTSTSSSQTSSLFRFTTEDQTGNQYYYFTEAQIQRKKGNLANAIELLKQAIELDPDSLYLKRELATVYLQNKDDANALLILEDILKDHPDDIRSLILYGGINQVRKNNQAAIDAYERVIAADPKQEKVYQLLGGLYLEAKNYDQATRVFTQMIEHFPGNYTGYLYLGKIYAQQGKRAEAEKQFKRTLEIEPDLMEPRYELLALYKEEKNEQKILSLYQDILQNNPNNIRAAMELGYYYHKKGKTAQAEKIFKKLGQRSTTEFEVIIKLIQLYIDPKKYDEGLVIINGMLKAVPDSSEINHIAGIAYYGKKDNPGALIHFKRVKPDSRFYEDAVIHASYILSENNQNEEAIALLSKAVEHEPENAEFKYYLGTFYEDAEKYVQAEEFIKQAIESDPDNPRYYFRLGVVYDKWGKKEASMAAMRKVIELDPKHANALNYLGYTYADLGKNLDEAERLIKEALKYKPNDGYITDSLGWVYYKKGEYEKALQYLQKAVEIVPDDPIMLEHLGDAYLKLNDKTNALKYYKKSLEHKEEDKEMLEQKIRDISSNGP; translated from the coding sequence ATGAAGTTGTTACGAATAGCAGTGACCATACAGTTGGTGGTCGTTTTTTTTATTTGGGGCTGCACATCGACATCCAGCTCCCAAACATCATCATTGTTTCGTTTTACAACAGAGGATCAAACTGGGAATCAGTATTATTACTTTACCGAAGCCCAGATCCAGCGAAAAAAAGGCAATTTAGCAAATGCCATCGAGCTGCTTAAACAGGCCATTGAACTGGACCCGGACTCTCTATACCTCAAACGTGAGTTGGCAACGGTTTATTTGCAGAATAAAGACGATGCCAATGCCCTTCTTATTCTGGAAGATATTCTCAAGGATCACCCTGATGACATCCGCTCTTTGATTCTTTACGGTGGCATCAATCAGGTGCGCAAAAACAATCAGGCGGCCATCGATGCCTATGAGCGCGTGATCGCGGCAGATCCGAAGCAGGAAAAAGTCTATCAACTGCTGGGGGGGTTGTACCTGGAAGCCAAGAACTATGATCAGGCCACACGTGTTTTCACTCAAATGATAGAACACTTTCCTGGTAATTATACCGGTTATTTGTATTTAGGAAAAATCTATGCCCAGCAGGGCAAACGCGCTGAAGCCGAGAAACAATTCAAGCGAACGCTGGAAATCGAACCTGATCTTATGGAGCCGCGTTACGAGCTGCTGGCGCTTTACAAAGAAGAAAAGAACGAACAAAAAATACTCAGCCTGTATCAGGATATTTTACAAAACAATCCGAATAACATACGGGCCGCTATGGAGCTAGGGTATTACTACCATAAGAAAGGCAAGACGGCGCAGGCCGAAAAAATTTTTAAAAAACTGGGGCAGCGCAGCACGACTGAATTTGAAGTCATCATTAAATTGATTCAGCTTTATATTGATCCTAAAAAATATGATGAAGGGCTTGTCATCATCAATGGAATGCTCAAAGCCGTTCCGGACAGCTCGGAAATAAATCATATTGCCGGTATCGCCTATTACGGGAAAAAAGATAATCCCGGCGCTTTGATACATTTTAAACGTGTAAAACCAGATTCTCGATTCTACGAAGATGCCGTCATACATGCATCCTATATCCTGTCTGAAAACAATCAAAATGAAGAGGCCATTGCGCTGTTATCCAAAGCGGTTGAGCATGAACCCGAGAATGCCGAATTCAAATATTATCTGGGCACCTTTTATGAAGATGCAGAAAAATATGTTCAAGCAGAGGAATTTATAAAGCAGGCCATCGAATCTGATCCGGATAATCCCCGCTATTATTTTCGCCTGGGGGTGGTTTACGATAAGTGGGGCAAAAAGGAAGCCTCGATGGCAGCCATGCGTAAAGTGATCGAGCTGGACCCCAAGCATGCCAATGCGCTCAACTATCTTGGCTATACCTATGCTGATCTGGGAAAAAATCTGGATGAAGCCGAGCGCTTGATCAAAGAGGCGCTTAAATACAAACCCAATGACGGATATATTACCGACAGCCTGGGGTGGGTATACTATAAAAAAGGCGAATATGAGAAAGCATTGCAATATCTTCAAAAGGCGGTGGAAATCGTACCGGATGACCCGATAATGCTGGAGCATCTCGGTGATGCCTATCTAAAACTCAATGACAAGACCAACGCGCTAAAGTACTATAAAAAATCGCTGGAGCACAAAGAAGAAGATAAAGAAATGCTCGAGCAAAAAATTCGTGACATTTCCAGCAACGGGCCATAG
- a CDS encoding RNA polymerase factor sigma-32 yields MAAKKKAPTVKRAARATTKTAKSAKAKSRKGKAVAAKKPPKSAKALKSAAAKRKPAAKTSEKALVKFDPLQRYLTEISTYKLLTREEERELGIRVREKGDKDAAYRLVTSNLRLVVKIALEFQRVWMQNLLDLIQEGNIGLMQAVKKFDPYKNVKFSYYASFWIKAYILKFIMDNWRLVKIGTTQGQRKLFFKLKKEKQKLIDEGFEPKPKLLSERLGVSEREIIDMDQRLDGWDVSLDAPLKEDSDTERIEFVSTNAESIEDQVSKKEIEVLLHNKIAEFRKKMTPRELEIFDLRIFSDNPVTLQEIGDRYGISRERVRQVEKNIIKKMREFFKREIPDFASYTEGSRSD; encoded by the coding sequence GTGGCCGCCAAGAAAAAAGCACCTACCGTAAAACGCGCTGCGCGCGCAACAACTAAAACGGCCAAATCTGCCAAGGCAAAATCCCGTAAAGGCAAGGCGGTCGCAGCTAAAAAGCCGCCCAAAAGCGCAAAAGCGCTAAAATCCGCTGCTGCCAAAAGAAAGCCGGCTGCCAAGACCTCGGAAAAAGCGCTGGTTAAATTTGATCCGTTGCAACGGTATTTGACCGAAATCAGCACCTATAAATTACTGACGCGAGAAGAAGAACGTGAGTTGGGCATTCGCGTGCGGGAAAAGGGCGATAAAGATGCCGCTTATCGACTGGTGACTTCTAATTTGAGGCTGGTCGTAAAAATTGCGCTGGAATTCCAGCGGGTGTGGATGCAGAACTTGCTGGACTTGATTCAGGAAGGCAATATTGGGCTCATGCAGGCCGTCAAAAAGTTTGATCCCTACAAAAATGTCAAGTTTTCCTATTATGCCTCTTTTTGGATAAAGGCATATATTCTCAAGTTTATCATGGATAACTGGCGACTGGTTAAAATTGGTACCACTCAAGGGCAGCGCAAACTCTTTTTTAAGCTAAAAAAAGAAAAGCAAAAGCTAATTGACGAGGGTTTTGAGCCCAAACCCAAACTCCTTTCAGAAAGGCTGGGTGTCTCAGAACGCGAGATTATCGACATGGATCAGCGTTTGGATGGCTGGGATGTTTCGCTGGATGCGCCGCTCAAAGAAGACTCTGACACTGAAAGAATTGAATTTGTGAGCACGAATGCCGAATCGATTGAGGATCAAGTATCAAAAAAGGAGATTGAAGTTCTGCTGCACAACAAAATTGCGGAGTTCCGGAAAAAAATGACACCGCGGGAGCTTGAGATCTTTGATCTGCGGATCTTTTCAGACAATCCGGTGACATTACAAGAGATCGGAGATCGCTATGGGATCTCACGTGAGCGGGTTCGCCAGGTCGAGAAAAACATCATCAAAAAAATGAGGGAATTTTTCAAGCGCGAAATTCCTGACTTTGCATCTTACACCGAGGGCAGCAGATCCGATTAA
- a CDS encoding PilZ domain-containing protein: MKNKDDRRLFDRIKNDAPIVFAYHNTDHFYHAEMCDYSNAGMCFVTPDGVDPGSDIYIMMENFSADAIHAEFYEGFFAEVKWCQPMLAEEVSTYRVGVKYYKTTID; the protein is encoded by the coding sequence ATGAAAAACAAAGACGATAGACGCTTGTTTGATCGCATTAAAAATGATGCCCCCATCGTTTTTGCCTACCATAATACAGATCATTTCTATCATGCTGAAATGTGTGATTATTCCAATGCAGGGATGTGCTTTGTGACACCTGATGGGGTGGATCCAGGTTCAGATATTTACATCATGATGGAGAATTTTTCCGCAGATGCCATTCATGCAGAGTTTTATGAGGGTTTTTTTGCTGAAGTTAAATGGTGCCAACCCATGCTGGCCGAAGAAGTATCCACCTATCGGGTAGGGGTCAAATACTACAAAACCACCATCGACTAG
- a CDS encoding SPFH domain-containing protein, whose amino-acid sequence MDIKNAIFLENLEWFDDTGQQIVHRLPEEGSGEIKWGAQLTVRESQAAVFFYQGKAFDAFGPGRHTLKTLNIPGLTKIASLPWGGKSPLRAEMYFINLKVFTNLKWGTRDPVAFKDSELGLIRLRAFGVFNLQVVQPVLFVNSMVGTQGIFTTAEVEEYLNRVIVSRFNDYMGEKIDSILNLPSKYDELSQGLSQRLMEDFSHFGIRMTHLYINAITPPPEVQQAIDDRSRMGVFDDMNKLMQVKAAMAMEKAAESDGGSGMGMGAGMGLMMPAMFAQYFANAQPQNQQTQADTKCPECKHSVPAQSKFCPDCGHQLLVFEQCPRCSKNITPTAKFCSRCGHSVEDKLASKFCPNCGNENLGDAVFCNECGEKMAPADK is encoded by the coding sequence ATGGACATCAAAAATGCGATATTTTTAGAAAATTTAGAATGGTTTGACGACACCGGCCAACAGATCGTCCATCGTCTGCCGGAAGAAGGCTCTGGTGAAATCAAATGGGGCGCACAGCTGACGGTCAGGGAAAGCCAGGCCGCCGTTTTTTTCTATCAAGGCAAGGCGTTTGACGCCTTCGGCCCGGGACGGCATACCCTGAAAACCCTCAATATACCCGGCTTGACCAAGATCGCCAGTTTACCATGGGGCGGTAAAAGTCCCTTACGCGCAGAAATGTATTTTATTAATCTCAAGGTATTTACAAACCTTAAGTGGGGCACACGTGATCCAGTGGCATTTAAGGATTCGGAACTGGGATTGATCCGGCTCAGAGCGTTTGGCGTCTTTAATCTGCAGGTTGTCCAGCCCGTTCTGTTTGTCAACAGTATGGTGGGCACGCAGGGTATATTTACCACTGCTGAAGTTGAAGAGTATTTGAACCGTGTGATCGTATCCCGGTTTAATGATTATATGGGCGAAAAAATTGATTCGATTTTAAATCTACCGTCCAAATACGACGAATTGTCCCAGGGTCTCTCCCAGCGATTGATGGAAGATTTCAGCCATTTTGGGATTCGCATGACCCATCTGTACATTAATGCCATTACCCCACCACCCGAGGTGCAACAGGCGATCGATGATCGCAGCCGCATGGGTGTTTTTGATGATATGAACAAGCTCATGCAGGTGAAGGCCGCCATGGCCATGGAAAAAGCCGCTGAGTCTGATGGGGGCTCGGGTATGGGAATGGGCGCCGGTATGGGGTTAATGATGCCAGCCATGTTTGCACAGTATTTTGCCAATGCTCAACCCCAAAACCAACAAACTCAGGCGGATACGAAATGCCCCGAGTGCAAACATTCCGTACCGGCGCAATCCAAGTTCTGTCCGGATTGCGGCCATCAACTACTGGTCTTTGAGCAGTGCCCGCGCTGTTCAAAAAACATTACGCCGACGGCCAAATTTTGCTCTCGCTGTGGTCATTCGGTTGAGGATAAACTGGCTTCTAAATTCTGTCCCAACTGTGGCAATGAAAATTTGGGCGATGCCGTTTTTTGCAACGAATGCGGGGAGAAAATGGCTCCCGCTGACAAATAA
- the xerD gene encoding site-specific tyrosine recombinase XerD, with the protein MVKPKPPTADALIDQFINFLLVEKGLAQQTLDAYSRDLIRYRQFLVNQNITAFAETDTPLILKYLIGLRKSGLVARSRARHLVAIRGFYRFLVQEKHLHTDPARLIDLPKTHLTLPDVLSRDDIERLLHAPDTDKPLGIRDAAMLELLYAAGLRVSELVNLKLQDINLEAGFVRIFGKGAKERIVPIGMQAKTRISDYLKTVRSKRLKEKSSPYLFVARANRPMTRQGFWKLVRRYALQAGLDKKITPHSLRHSFASHLLEGGADLRSVQVMLGHVDISTTQIYTHVTRDHLKQLHRKFHPRG; encoded by the coding sequence ATGGTGAAGCCAAAGCCACCCACCGCCGATGCGCTAATTGATCAATTTATCAATTTTTTGCTGGTCGAAAAAGGCTTAGCTCAACAAACCCTTGATGCTTACAGCCGTGACCTCATCCGATACCGTCAATTTCTGGTAAACCAAAACATTACGGCATTTGCGGAAACAGACACCCCATTGATCTTAAAATATTTGATTGGTCTTAGAAAATCAGGCCTGGTGGCACGCTCGCGCGCTCGGCATCTGGTGGCGATCAGAGGATTTTATCGATTTCTGGTTCAAGAGAAACATTTGCACACTGACCCAGCCAGATTGATTGATTTGCCCAAGACCCATTTGACCTTACCCGATGTTTTGTCCCGCGATGATATTGAGCGCTTATTGCATGCGCCTGACACCGACAAACCACTTGGCATCCGGGATGCCGCCATGCTGGAGCTGCTTTATGCAGCTGGATTGCGCGTATCGGAACTTGTGAATTTAAAGCTGCAGGATATTAATCTGGAAGCCGGTTTTGTCCGTATTTTTGGAAAAGGCGCCAAGGAAAGAATCGTGCCCATCGGGATGCAAGCTAAAACAAGAATTTCAGATTACCTGAAAACCGTCCGATCCAAACGCTTAAAAGAGAAATCGAGCCCCTATCTGTTTGTTGCCCGTGCCAATCGACCGATGACCCGTCAAGGATTCTGGAAGCTGGTGCGCCGCTACGCATTACAGGCCGGTCTGGACAAAAAAATCACCCCCCACAGCCTGAGGCATTCATTTGCCAGCCATCTGCTCGAAGGGGGTGCTGATTTGAGGTCCGTGCAGGTCATGCTGGGCCATGTGGATATATCGACAACGCAAATTTATACCCATGTCACCCGCGATCACCTTAAGCAATTACATCGCAAATTTCACCCCCGTGGGTAA
- a CDS encoding ADP-ribosylglycohydrolase family protein — protein MIGAIAGDIIGSVFEQHPIKTTNFPLFSTASRFTDDTVLSVAIADAILHQTDYVTALKAYGRRYPAAGYGMSFFNWMQSDDPRPYNSWGNGSAMRVSAVGFAFNSSQDVMLEAQKTAAVTHDHPEGIKGAQATALTIYLARQGVAKVQIRRKISAQFNYDLNRSLDEIRPQYTFDVSCQGSVPESILAFLASEDFEDAVRLAISLGGDSDTMACIAGGMAQAYYGQIPRDIIDQVRQRLPEAFLEIVDQFNSQYAISF, from the coding sequence ATGATCGGGGCTATTGCCGGAGATATAATTGGGTCCGTATTCGAGCAACATCCGATCAAAACAACCAATTTTCCGCTCTTTTCAACAGCATCGCGCTTTACAGATGATACCGTCCTGAGCGTTGCAATTGCAGATGCGATTCTACATCAGACAGATTATGTTACCGCCTTAAAAGCCTATGGCCGCAGATATCCGGCTGCGGGCTACGGTATGTCATTTTTCAACTGGATGCAGTCTGACGACCCCAGACCCTATAACAGTTGGGGCAATGGTTCTGCCATGCGGGTTAGTGCGGTGGGGTTTGCTTTCAACTCATCCCAGGACGTCATGTTAGAGGCCCAGAAAACCGCTGCCGTCACCCACGATCATCCCGAAGGCATTAAAGGAGCGCAGGCAACGGCGCTGACCATTTATTTGGCACGCCAGGGCGTCGCTAAAGTTCAAATTCGGCGCAAAATCAGTGCCCAATTTAACTATGATCTTAACCGTTCGCTGGATGAGATCCGTCCGCAGTATACCTTTGATGTTTCCTGCCAAGGATCTGTGCCAGAATCGATTTTGGCATTTTTGGCGTCTGAGGACTTTGAAGATGCTGTGCGTCTGGCTATCTCTTTGGGCGGCGACAGCGATACCATGGCTTGTATTGCCGGCGGTATGGCCCAGGCCTACTACGGTCAAATCCCCCGGGATATCATCGATCAGGTTCGTCAGCGATTGCCAGAAGCGTTTTTAGAGATTGTCGATCAATTCAATTCACAGTATGCGATATCTTTTTAA
- a CDS encoding ribbon-helix-helix protein, CopG family, which translates to MTKKTFSTRIDQDILKALKHLAVDLDKSLGALLEEAIRDLLRKYRAK; encoded by the coding sequence ATGACCAAGAAGACCTTTTCAACACGGATCGATCAAGACATCCTGAAGGCCCTCAAGCATTTAGCCGTAGATCTGGATAAATCGTTGGGTGCCTTGCTGGAAGAGGCGATCAGGGACCTTTTACGGAAATACCGTGCAAAATAG
- a CDS encoding PaaI family thioesterase: MEITSAILDQMNANSLYQTLGIQIESAEDGKAQSRLIPQAAVCWPFPAQPHGGVLFTLIDTTMAWAVWSLLESGYNCTTINIDIHYMKPAEGKIFRCAAWSTHKTRRSSFVRADIRDAKGELLVMGQGTFRIIPVDLLKYPPHLVS; the protein is encoded by the coding sequence ATGGAAATCACAAGCGCCATTTTAGATCAGATGAATGCCAATTCGCTTTATCAGACTTTGGGAATTCAGATTGAGTCGGCGGAAGATGGCAAAGCGCAATCGCGTCTAATACCCCAAGCGGCCGTCTGCTGGCCGTTTCCAGCGCAACCGCATGGCGGGGTTTTATTCACACTGATAGATACCACCATGGCCTGGGCAGTATGGTCGCTACTGGAATCGGGTTATAATTGCACGACCATCAATATCGATATTCATTATATGAAACCTGCAGAAGGTAAAATCTTCCGATGCGCTGCCTGGAGTACGCACAAAACGAGACGTTCCAGTTTTGTGCGTGCAGATATTCGAGATGCCAAAGGTGAACTTCTGGTTATGGGGCAGGGAACTTTCAGGATTATTCCCGTAGACCTTCTAAAATACCCCCCCCATTTGGTATCCTGA